In Vigna unguiculata cultivar IT97K-499-35 chromosome 3, ASM411807v1, whole genome shotgun sequence, a single genomic region encodes these proteins:
- the LOC114176388 gene encoding tetrahydrocannabinolic acid synthase-like, whose protein sequence is MKHLSSYFTFATAIAILFSFEPLSFDTHEKFVQCLYNYPHITNSISDAVYTQTNSSYFTVLDAIIQNRRFSNPNSKPQVIVTPLDVSHIRATVMCSQRHGLQIRTRSGGHDYEGLSYVAEVPFVIVDLLNLRQITVEIESRTAWVQAGATLGELYYTISQKSKTLGFPGGVCSTVGTGGHISGGGYGFLMRKYGLAADNVIDAHIIDVNGNLLDREAMGEDLFWAIRGGGGASFGVIVAWKIKLVPVPSTVTVFNVARTLEENATEIIQKWQLVANKMDERIFIRVDVRKVNSGEHGKQTIEANFVSMFQGGVEELIPLMQKSLPELGLDRKDCTETSWIGSAVFTNGVLSGSSGHEAPEVLLNRTQIYLMKYKGKSDYVRKPIPVAGLRGLWRLLYDDEIEIAQVEFAPYGGRMDEISESEIPFAHRSGYIFHIHYAVDWREEGDEAAQRHMNWIRRVYKYMEPYVSKSPRAAYVNYRDLDIGVNNNGYTSYDQASIWGLKYFRNNFKRLAMVKTKVDPHNFFRNEQSIPTLFEEGK, encoded by the coding sequence ATGAAGCATTTAAGCTCATATTTTACCTTCGCTACTGCCAttgctattttattttcatttgaacCTCTTTCTTTTGATACTCATGAAAAGTTTGTTCAATGTCTTTACAATTATCCCCATATCACCAACTCAATCTCCGATGCTGTTTACACCCAAACAAACTCTTCATACTTCACTGTCTTAGATGCTATCATTCAAAATCGTAGGTTCTCCAACCCAAACTCCAAACCCCAAGTCATTGTCACGCCACTCGACGTTTCCCACATTCGAGCCACCGTAATGTGCTCCCAACGCCATGGCCTGCAGATTCGAACCCGAAGTGGAGGCCATGATTACGAGGGTCTCTCCTACGTTGCCGAGGTCCCCTTTGTCATCGTTGACCTCTTAAACCTTCGACAAATCACGGTTGAAATAGAAAGCCGAACTGCATGGGTTCAAGCTGGGGCAACTCTCGGTGAACTTTACTACACGATTAGTCAGAAAAGCAAAACACTTGGGTTCCCAGGTGGTGTGTGTTCCACTGTGGGCACTGGTGGCCACATCAGTGGAGGTGGCTATGGATTCTTGATGCGTAAGTATGGTCTTGCCGCAGATAATGTCATTGATGCTCACATAATAGACGTGAATGGTAATCTTCTTGACAGAGAAGCCATGGGTGAGGATCTGTTTTGGGCCATTAGGGGAGGTGGGGGAGCAAGCTTCGGAGTCATCGTGGCGTGGAAGATAAAACTAGTTCCAGTTCCATCAACTGTGACAGTGTTCAATGTTGCAAGGACATTGGAAGAGAATGCAACCGAGATCATTCAGAAGTGGCAGCTTGTGGCGAATAAAATGGACGAGCGCATATTCATTAGGGTGGACGTGAGAAAGGTAAATTCAGGTGAACATGGAAAGCAAACAATAGAAGCGAATTTTGTGTCCATGTTTCAAGGAGGTGTAGAAGAACTTATTCCATTGATGCAAAAGAGCTTACCAGAGTTGGGTTTGGACAGAAAGGACTGTACTGAGACGAGTTGGATCGGCTCCGCTGTCTTCACGAATGGTGTGTTGAGTGGATCTAGTGGCCATGAAGCCCCTGAAGTTTTGCTGAACAgaactcaaatttatttaatgaaatacaAAGGAAAATCTGATTATGTGAGGAAACCCATTCCCGTTGCTGGATTACGAGGGTTATGGCGCTTGCTTTATGACGATGAGATTGAAATAGCTCAGGTTGAATTCGCCCCTTATGGAGGCAGAATGGATGAGATTTCGGAATCTGAAATTCCATTCGCACACAGATCTGGATACATATTTCATATTCACTATGCGGTCGATTGGAGAGAGGAAGGGGACGAGGCTGCACAAAGGCATATGAATTGGATAAGAAGAGTGTATAAATATATGGAACCTTATGTTTCAAAGTCTCCAAGAGCTGCATATGTGAATTACAGAGATCTTGACATTGGGGTGAATAACAATGGCTACACCAGCTACGACCAAGCCAGCATTTGGGGTCTCAAGTATTTCAGAAACAATTTCAAGAGATTGGCTATGGTAAAGACCAAGGTAGATCCTCACAATTTTTTCAGAAACGAACAAAGCATTCCTACGCTATTCGaagaaggaaaataa